One window of the Triticum dicoccoides isolate Atlit2015 ecotype Zavitan chromosome 3B, WEW_v2.0, whole genome shotgun sequence genome contains the following:
- the LOC119282076 gene encoding protein LURP-one-related 11-like — MAKIQPLSSSPCSTSSSGVQQGRHAYTVWMKSLVFNGNGCAVYGPDGAVAFRVDNYGCRGGREVLFMDRAGNALIRIRRKGFGMFRRWEVSRCAQDGGQDKEATPWFSVRRAEKGGAAVVMHGGAGTCYTMDGCSRKPEYRIRDVDGTVVAEVARKQTAAGVVLGEDVLTLTVGTEVGHLLVLGLVVVRGLMNGSM; from the coding sequence ATGGCCAAGATCCAGCCCCTTTCTTCGTCTCCTTGCTCCACTTCTTCCTCCGGAGTTCAACAGGGCAGGCACGCGTACACGGTGTGGATGAAGTCGCTGGTGTTCAACGGCAACGGCTGCGCGGTGTACGGCCCCGACGGCGCCGTCGCCTTCCGCGTCGACAACTACGGCTGCAGGGGCGGCCGCGAGGTCCTCTTCATGGACCGCGCCGGCAACGCCCTCATCAGGATCAGGCGCAAGGGCTTCGGCATGTTCAGGAGGTGGGAGGTCTCCCGCTGCGCCCAAGACGGCGGCCAGGACAAGGAGGCGACTCCTTGGTTCAGCGTGCGCCGGGCCGAGAAGGGCGGGGCCGCCGTCGTGATGCACGGTGGCGCGGGGACGTGCTACACGATGGACGGATGCTCGCGCAAGCCGGAGTACAGAATCCGCGACGTGGATGGCACGGTCGTGGCGGAGGTGGCGCGGAAGCAGACGGCGGCGGGTGTGGTGCTCGGGGAGGACGTGCTGACGCTGACGGTGGGAACGGAGGTGGGCCACCTGCTCGTCTTGGGTTTGGTCGTTGTGCGTGGCCTCATGAACGGATCAATGTGA